DNA sequence from the Bacillus mesophilus genome:
TCCTCTATTTATCTTTAATGTTCTGCGATCGTTTATTTATGCACTTGGTGAGACAAGGGTTGTCATGATCATTATGGTTTTATCCTTGCCGATTAATTTCGTCCTAAATTATGTTTTCATCTTTGGGAAATGGGGGTTTCCAGAATTAGGTGGGGCTGGAGCGGGATATGCAACATCTATCACTTTCTGGGCAATTGCCCTAATTACAGCATACATCATTCATACAAAAGAACCGTTTTCCTCTTTTATATTCTTAACTGACTTTAAGTCCTTCACTTGGATAAAAAGTAAGGAAATCTTAAAAATTGGTATCCCGATGGGACTATCTAGCTTTTTTGAAACAAGCATGTTTGCGGTGGTTACCATTTTAATTAGTAAGTATGCCATCTCTACCATCGCAGCCTACCAGTCTGCATTAAATATTGTATCTTTTCTTTACATGATTCCAATTAGTATTTCAATGGCACTAACAGTCTTGGTAGGATTTGAGGTAGGTTCAGTACGCTTTAAAGATGCTAAAACCTATAGTTGGTTAGGAATCAATTTATCTATAATAGTGGCACTAGTTACAGGTTTACTAGTGGTGTTCTTTAGATATGAAGTGGCAGGATTCTATTCAAACGATCCTGTAGTTGTGACCTTAACAGCAAGTTTCCTGATTTATGCTCTGTTTTTCCAGATGGCAGATGCCCTTCAAGCTACCGCGCAGGCAGCTCTAAGGGGATATAAGGATGTTAACATTGCATTTATTATGACCTTAATTTCTTATTGGTTAATCTGTCTTCCAGTTGGTTATCTTTTATCTCATTACACAAAATTAGACGCAGCAGGCTACTGGATTGGTTTAACTGTTGGTTTATTAGCTGCAGGAGTAGGGCTTTCAGGAAGACTTATTTATATACAAAGGAAGAAGTTCGTTTCTCCTTTTGCAAAAGGTGTAAATTAATGAGAGAACACATGATTGTTAAAAAAAGGACACTAAAAAAACAGTGTCCTTTTTTGACTGGGGATGTAGCAAAAAATTAAGATTGTTTAACAATTTTTATATAAAGAAATCGAGAAATAATCATCATTAGAAAGTGAAGTGGTAGGATCCCAAGGCCCTTCTTGAAATTCGTTTTTAAAATATCCTTGGACTTTAGGATTAGATCAATAAATATATTGGTTGATATAAGCAAGGAGCGATAAACTAATCCGGGTTTAGAAGAAAGAACTACGGATAGAGTAGTTATTAAAAGACTATATAATGGAGCAATTATAAAGTGCTCCCGCCATGAATATAGGTGTCCGCGGCCAAACCGGATTTTTCTAAATACAGCCAAATAAAACATGAATGTTACACTAATCACTTCAATGGATAGGAACGTAGCGGTATAAAGGATCCAGTTCTTTCTATCACGTAAAGCAGTATAGAACCCATCACTCAAATAAAAATACAGTATTAGAGTAATAAAGGTAAAAGAAGGTTTCCACCAATTTAGGCTGTATACTTTTAGTTTTATGAAAAGTTTCTCAATCATGTAGAAATAAATGCAAAAGCCTATTTTGTATATGAAATTTAATCGAAACATAGTGACAAATGTTGCTGTAATTGGTACATATATTCCTTGTGACAAAATTGCACCAAAAATATTATCAAAGTAAGGCTGTTTCATAAACTTTGGTTTGTATCTATATCCTTGAAAAAGATTAAGTATGAAGTATTCAAAAAGGTAAGCAAAACCCATGTTTGAAATTAATAAAATCCATGTGTATTTTTTCTTTTTCTTAAATAGTACAATCAACATACAAACGTGTACGAGTGCAAGTAGTAAAAAGGGAATATTGTTTTTTTTCATAACACCACCAATCTGGTTTTACATCTTCCTCCAATATATTTTCCCCCAAGATTGACTAGTAAATGCAAATAGTTATAGGTAATCTGTAAACTTCAAGTTTTAGGAATAGTTCTATTTTTTTATAAGGAACCTGTTTTAAAGGTTACTCGGTTCCGTTGCAAACGCAGAGGATGCTCACCGCACGCCCCCCTAAAAGTGAGTGTTCTTAACGAAAATCGGAACTTAGTTTTAATCAGCCTGATATTAAAAAGGATAGTTAAACGACAAAAGGGTAGAATAATATAAAAAAATAATGTAGAATTTGGGAGCAATGTACTAGCTTGTACTAACGTAAATACGTAAATAATAATTTTGCATGGAGGCAATATGTTAACATTTGAACAGAAATTACATATAATACAATCTTTTCCAGAGTTATCACGTAAGGATGTATCTTTAAAGCGAGTAAACTTTCATTATGAAGGAAGTGAAAGTGATAAAAAGAATGTTGTTTATCATCTACATCCTAATGGAAATGGATATGTATATACAGAGTTAATCGATGGATATGAGAAGGATGAAAAAGGGATGACAAATATCCGTGATTTCAGTGAAGACGAATTACGTGAGGTCATCATTAAGTCGGTTACATCACTAAACGAAGGAACGGTTGAAGTAAATCCGGATGAAGATGTATTTGAAGAAGAAACATGGATGAATGCTGATAAACATACGCTAGTCGTAACATATGAAGATGAAATGTGGAATGTGTACGCAGGTGAAAATCTAGATGGAACCTTCCCTTCATATAATGAAGCGAAGCAGTATTTAGATGAAGAAGGCTTTCGAAAGGTATAAGATTTGAAATCTGTATTTGCGGAGTGAATGTCATTTATTTTAGATTTCATGTTTTCATGTCTACTCTCCCATATCGAAAATGAACAACATATGAAAAGCAAGGAGCCTTCCATAAAGAAGGCTTTATTTTTTATCCTTATTCCCCATTGACCGTAACGCCCTATGAAAAGGACATTTGGAAAGAGAAGTTTCATCATCATGTAAGAAATACTGCCTCCATTCAAAGTTATCTTCTTCACCATAACTATTTAAATCGGGATGGATGGAGATGGAGTCGTATTTTTCTAGTCGTTTGCGTATTTCAGGCTTTATTTTTGCGACTATGCTTGGAACTGAGTGGAACTCTTCAAGCACCCACCTTGGTGTGATCGCTAGCATAAAGTGAGAAGAATACCTACTTTGTCTATTTTGATGTGCAGGTGTTCCACAGAACATAAAGTATTGCTCATTATGATAACAGAATTCCCATAATGGATTTTGGGGGTCTATTGGTATATGAGTTGGCCATTCCATTTCATCTAATTTGCTGATTCCGTTTAGCTGTTCCCAAAAGCCTAGGGTCACCAATAAATCCATAGCGAAAGTGATGGAGTGAGTGTCCTTGTGTAGCAGGAATACAAGGAAAGGGCCTGTCTTTGTTTTCCATTTTATCTTTAAATTCTTCAAATGCCATTCTCTTCCAACACTCTAAATTTAGCTGATTCATGTCTTCATTGCTTAATAGACTCACTAATGAATTCACCTCCTAAACGCTTTAATAGTGTATTCAGATAAGATATATAGGTGAATGTCCCATTTTAAATATGGATTTATTTTAAGTGAAGACAGGGATTTAAGGTAATGGAGCGAAATGAAAGATGTAATTGTATTTTATTTCCTTTTTGAATATAGTAAAGTTGTATGATGAAAACTTTAAAGGGGTTGAATGTGTGAAACAGTTTAAGATTACTCGTGGCCAAGTTGTGAAGTTTGTGAAAGAACTTAATAGGGACTTTTTCGATGTCCAACCAGAGGGATTTAATAATACCATTCATTGGCACGTTGGGCATGTATTAT
Encoded proteins:
- a CDS encoding MATE family efflux transporter; this translates as MKQTYTLREKIKQITFLLIPILITQLGMFSMVFFNTIMSGKYNPTDLAGVAIGSAVWNPVFIGLSGILLAVSPIAAQRFGEKKKREVSSVVTHGIYLGFIIATFVIILGYFFLDPLLSMMDAPIEVQEIAFNYLVGLSYGIIPLFIFNVLRSFIYALGETRVVMIIMVLSLPINFVLNYVFIFGKWGFPELGGAGAGYATSITFWAIALITAYIIHTKEPFSSFIFLTDFKSFTWIKSKEILKIGIPMGLSSFFETSMFAVVTILISKYAISTIAAYQSALNIVSFLYMIPISISMALTVLVGFEVGSVRFKDAKTYSWLGINLSIIVALVTGLLVVFFRYEVAGFYSNDPVVVTLTASFLIYALFFQMADALQATAQAALRGYKDVNIAFIMTLISYWLICLPVGYLLSHYTKLDAAGYWIGLTVGLLAAGVGLSGRLIYIQRKKFVSPFAKGVN